The proteins below are encoded in one region of Aspergillus nidulans FGSC A4 chromosome III:
- a CDS encoding NmrA/HSCARG family protein (transcript_id=CADANIAT00005828), which produces MAKLLTVFGATGNQGRSVINTILADPVLSKEFKIRGITRDVSKPDAKALADKGVEIVSADMTSIPSLEQALSGSHSVFLVTTPTFTENSDLELTQGKNVADAAKRAGVQHLIFSSLLNVSGSTSGRLKNVPHFDHKAQVEQYIRDLGIPATFVLPGYFMSNYVFLGMLRKGEDGVYTLAYPVNEGSQFPLVDIEADLGKYVATALKSPSKTQGSRILAATDYYTPTRILKEFEEVTGHKTRFIQIDHETYKSFMPGYVGLEMLENHLFIEEPGYYLGQSLKDSLDLLTDAGFKPTTWKEFVESHKGAFA; this is translated from the exons ATGGCTAAGCTTCTCACCGTCTTTGGTGCCACGGGCAATCAGGGCCGCTCCGtcatcaacaccatcctTGCAGACCCTGTCCTATCCAAGGAGTTCAAGATCCGTGGAATAACGCGAGATGTCTCCAAGCCAGACGCCAAAGCTCTGGCAGACAAAGGCGTTGAAATCGTTAGC GCCGATATGACTTCCATTCCCTCTCTAGAGCAAGCCCTCAGCGGCTCACACTCCGTCTTCCTCGTGACAACGCCCACGTTCACTGAGAATTCCGACCTAGAACTCACTCAGGGCAAGAATGTAGCCGACGCCGCGAAGCGAGCGGGTGTGCAGCACCTGATTTTCTCGTCGTTACTCAACGTCTCCGGATCAACAAGCGGACGGCTCAAGAACGTGCCCCATTTCGACCACAAGGCCCAGGTTGAGCAGTATATTCGCGACCTTGGGATCCCAGCCACCTTTGTGCTCCCAGGGTATTTTATGTCGAATTATGTTTTCTTGGGAATGTTGAGGAAGGGCGAGGACGGCGTTTATACCCTTGCTTACCCTGTGAATGAGGGGTCGCAGTTCCCgcttgttgatattgaggcAGATCTTG GTAAATACGTGGCTACTGCCCTCAAGAGCCCATCCAAAACACAGGGCTCCCGAATCCTCGCAGCAACAGACTACTATACGCCTACCCGCATCCTCAAAGAATTCGAGGAAGTGACAGGCCACAAGACTAGGTTCATTCAGATCGACCACGAGACCTACAAGTCTTTCATGCCGGGTTACGTCGGtctggagatgctggagaacCACCTGTTCATCGAAGAGCCGGGGTACTACCTTGGGCAGAGCTTAAAGGATAGCTTGGATCTCTTGACTGATGCTGGCTTCAAGCCGACAACTTGGAAGGAGTTTGTTGAGAGCCATAAAGGTGCCTTTGCGTGA
- a CDS encoding uncharacterized protein (transcript_id=CADANIAT00005831) encodes MSSLGLHFGIIKPSDIILVDETGIAVGGNRTRPANAAGFLIHSALHKSRPDVNAASHFHSTYGKAWSTFVQPLEMLNQDVAIFYVKAQSVYKEFGGVVLEEDESAALASALGKEGIGMILKNHGLLTVGSTVDEAAYLFLLMWKSCQIQLAADAAAAAGREKVYICDEFARFTFENTSEAESLHAEFQVYLQFESGDSHDGYKAL; translated from the exons ATGTCTAGTCTCGGCCTTCATTTCGGTATCATCAAGCCGTCTGATATAATTCTAGTCGACGAGACGGGCATCGCCGTTGGAGGAAACAGGACACGGCCTGCCAACGCAGCTGGATTTCTGATTCATTCTGCGCTCCATAAATCTCGACCGGACGTTAATGCTGCAAGTCACTTTCATTCCACCTACGGCAAGGCGTGGTCTACCTTTGTGCAGCCCCTTGAAATGCTGAATCAAGATGTTGCAATATTCTACGTCAAGGCTCAGAGTGTGTATAAAGAATTTGGTGGTGTCGTGCTAGAAGAGGACGAATCAGCAGCTTTAGCAAGTGCTCTTGGTAAAGAAGGGATAGGCATGATTCTTAAGAACCATGGACTGCTTACTGTGGGGAGCACCGTCGACGAGGCCGCGTATCTGTTTTTGTTGATGTGGAAAAGCTGTCAAATTCAACTCGCGGCAgacgctgccgctgctgcaggccGTGAGAAGGTCTACATCTGCGACGAATTCGCTAGGTTCACATTCGAAAATACCAGCGAAGCT GAGAGTTTGCATGCTGAATTCCAGGTCTACTTGCAGTTTGAGAGCGGCGATTCTCATGACGGTTATAAGGCCTTGTAA
- a CDS encoding uncharacterized protein (transcript_id=CADANIAT00005829) has translation MEGRPISSRDSTMHKPRGRSKTVREKWIVDPLIRKLTGTFIDKATSKYYGETKHTYTSEAILSIAMTFDICPGVKAQRLHRDDQNFHVDHEDQTKSGYRVGSDVMMSFMVPGVKTTFENGATLAIPGSHFWEFDRAPKLVKLSVPR, from the exons ATGGAAG GGAGACCTATTTCCTCCAGAGACTCGACGATGCACAAACCTCGTGGAAGAAGCAAGACTGTGCGGGAGAAGTGGATTGTCGACCCACTCATTCGCAAGTTGACCGGAACCTTTATTGACAAGGCCACGTCCAAGTACTACGGAGAGACCAAACACACATACACCAGTGAAGCCATCCTATCCATTGCAATGACCTTCGACATCTGCCCTGGAGTAAAAGCACAGAGACTTCACCGCGACGATCAGAACTTCCACGTGGACCATGAAGACCAAACGAAATCAGGCTATCGAGTTGGGTCGGACGTTATGATGAGCTTTATGGTTCCTGGAGTAAAGACCACATTCGAGAACGGGGCAACCCTGGCCATCCCAGGCTCGCATTTTTGGGAATTCGATCGTGCCCCCAAACTGGTGAAGCTATCTGTGCCAAGATGA
- a CDS encoding Zn(II)2Cys6 transcription factor domain-containing protein (transcript_id=CADANIAT00005830), whose translation MALRDSGGSCLKCRTRKVRCDRALPQCSQCKQRSLDCFFPEAHPRLLWLPVRTQVDFSLDQEQIELDMHVRRQPLFKASSICCRFAFPNIRSSIRATLEQLDYSAEGIDDGMSTSSGPFHAFRCERTTGKSTLSTTTSPNFPGLELWRLLSDNLGDALNEEDIITAPWSKELCFPDELLEINQQPEEAYPPLQLSQQEQPSVISPPDLEEFAMSTAKLLLDHYQNITATLYTPASVESKTPWEVCYVPNVLSTLGEIALTGTSSDAKASLLFAVLANIWYDMCKNKLETRIGSQTDTAEPDCQRRDEKCSALPARY comes from the exons ATGGCCTTGCGGGACTCAGGAGGCTCATGCCTCAAATGCCGAACAAGGAAGGTGCGCTGTGATCGAGCTTTGCCGCAATGCTCTCAGTGCAAGCAGAGGTCTCTGGACTGCTTCTTTCCTGAAGCCCATCCACGCCTGCTTTGGCTCCCTGTCAGAACACAGGTGGATTTCAGTTTGGATCAGGAGCAAattgagctggatatgcaTGTTAGGCGACAACCTTTGTTTAAAG CAAGCTCGATATGCTGCCGATTTGCTTTCCCTAACATCAGGTCATCAATCAGAGCTACTTTGGAACAGCTTGACTATTCAGCGGAGGGAATAGATGATGGAATGAGCACCTCCAGCGGACCTTTCCACGCCTTCCGCTGTGAACGCACCACGGGCAAATCGACCCTGTCCACAACCACATCCCCGAATTTCCCAGGGCTTGAGCTGTGGCGGCTGTTGTCAGATAACTTGGGTGACGCACTGAACGAAGAGGACATAATTACCGCGCCTTGGTCGAAAGAACTTTGCTTCCCGGACGAGCTGCTCGAAATCAATCAACAACCAGAGGAAGCCtatcctcctcttcagctGTCTCAGCAAGAGCA GCCATCAGTCATATCCCCACCTGACCTCGAAGAGTTTGCAATGTCTACTGCGAAGCTCTTGCTCGATCACTACCAGAATATTACGGCAACGCTCTATACACCAGCCTCAGTCGAGTCCAAAACACCTTGGGAAGTCTGTTATGTGCCGAATGTTCTAAGCACTCTCGGCGAAATTGCGCTTACCGGCACTAGCAGCGACGCCAAAGCATCATTATTGTTCGCCGTCCTCGCTAATA TATGGTACGATATGTGCAAGAACAAACTCGAAACGCGTATTGGCTCACAGACTGACACTGCTGAACCAGACTGTCAGCGGAGAGATGAAAAATGCAGCGCATTACCTGCGCGATATTAA
- a CDS encoding uncharacterized protein (transcript_id=CADANIAT00005832) — MNDEKKSLGPSESNTDLEPTYSLGVGVVKNHGDLHRSFTPRQIHVIALGSNVGSGLCIGTGKAFANGGPANMILPYSTVCIAIWAHLQTFAEMTIVSPTSGSYIDYADRWVDPALAFGAGLAEWLGWTAVFASEATFFAFLVDYWTKDVIPEAALLGGAGLTGSVKDGSTWTDLPAFKMASKALLVQLFLPSGPSVIISILAYWVEEHGRRAIHGTCGQCGSLARDCLLYGLDYLCLCDCAIIRSQTARWLWLAASPFVIAIDNAGIKVAPDLVNACMIIRIVVIALECIFLTSRMLRTMALQKLIPSFIAEVDKRADPAGRS, encoded by the exons ATGAATGACGAGAAGAAGTCATTGGGCCCTTCCGAAAGCAATACAGACTTGGAGCCGACATATAGCCTTGGTGTGGGCGTTGTCAAGAACCATGGAGATCTACACCGATCTTTCACCCCTAGACAGATCCAT GTCATCGCGCTGGGTTCCAACGTCGGAAGTGGCTTGTGTATTGGTACAGGCAAGGCCTTTGCTAATGGAGGGCCGGCAAATATGATATTGCCATACTCTACTGTCTGCATCGCTATCTGGGCTCATCTACAAACATTTGCGGAAATGACCATCGTCTCTCCAACTTCGGGAAGCTACATCGACTACGCTGACCGATGGGTCGACccggctctggcttttgGTGCCGGTCTAGCTGAGTGGCTGG GTTGGACGGCCGTCTTCGCATCCGAGGCTACATTCTTTGCCTTTCTGGTAGACTACTGGACAAAAGACGTTATACCAGAAGCTGCTTTAC TGGGGGGTGCAGGGCTAACTGGCTCGGTCAAGGATGGCAGCACTTGGACGGACCTCCCAGCATTCAAAATGGCTTCGAA GGCTTTGCTagtgcagctcttcttgccGTCTGGGCCGTCGGTGATCATATCTATATTGGCGTATTGGGTGGAGGAGCACGGTCGCCGCGCTATTCATGGCACATGCGGCCAATGCGGTTCCCTGGCGCGTGACTGTCTTTTATATGGTCTTGATTACCTTTGTCTCTGTGATTGTGCCATTATCAGAAGCCAGACTGCTCGGTGGCTCTGGCTCGCAGCCTCTCCATTCGTGATCGCCATCGACAATGCCGGCATCAAGGTGGCTCCGGACCTGGTCAACGCCTGCATGATCATTCGTATCGTGGTCATTGCGCTAGAGTGTATCTTCTTGACTTCTCGCATGTTGCGAACAATGgccctacaaaagctcatacCATCGTTCATCGCCGAGGTCGATAAAAGGGCCGACCCCGCTGGGCGCTCATGA
- a CDS encoding allantoinase alX (transcript_id=CADANIAT00005833), producing MNGEIPSIAVFTSSRAVIGGRLTSATIVVSRTTGKVTAVFDSVIPASDFPDGTPYTDFSPYVLLPGLVDAHVHLNEPGRTEWEGFYTGTQAAAFGGVTTVIDMPLNAIPPTTTVENFKLKLKAAEGKCWVDVGFYGGIIPGNAGELKALVREGVRGFKGFLIDSGVDEFPAVSSEDVRKAMAELADEPTTLMFHAEMVPPKTPSELPEVMPEGAPEAYSTFLASRPSEYELCAVEEILSLSHLAPKLPLHIVHLSAMEAIPLLRKARAEGVPITAETCYHYLSLAAEEIRDGDTRHKCCPPIRSKSNQDALWAELDRHAEDGVIKTIVSDHSPCTPDLKLLPSHIPGNCSHGSSKHANTTPVVNEGSFLSAWGGISSVGLGLPILWTELSRRKGLTSSPDDTTTKQALQDIVHLCCANTAAQVGLHKSKGDLVPGYDADFCVFDDTAEWEVEPSTMLFRNKCSPYQGRTMRGMVRETWLRGEKIFNRDDGFTVKAPSGSLLLEKRV from the exons ATGAATGGCGAGATCCCGTCCATTGCCGTCTTCACCTCGTCGCGAGCCGTCATCGGCGGCCGTCTGACCTCCGCCACGATTGTCGTCTCGCGTACTACTGGCAAGGTCACTGCTGTTTTCGACTCGGTCATCCCCGCCTCCGACTTTCCTGACGGCACTCCCTACACGGACTTCTCCCCGTACGTATTGCTTCCTGGCCTGGTAGATGCTCATGTCCACCTCAATGAACCCGGCCGCACCGAATGGGAGGGCTTCTATACAGGCACCCAGGCCGCTGCCTTTGGCGGTGTCACCACCGTCATCGACATGCCTTTGAACGCCATTCCTCCCACGACAACTGTAGAGAACTTCAAGTTGAAGCTCAAGGCCGCCGAGGGCAAGTGTTGGGTTGATGTCGGCTTTTACGGCGGCATCATCCCCGGCAACGCAGGCGAGCTCAAGGCTCTAGTCCGCGAAGGTGTTCGTGGCTTCAAAGGATTCCTTATCGACAGTGGG GTTGACGAATTCCCCGCCGTCTCATCAGAAGACGTCCGCAAGGCCATGGCCGAACTGGCCGATGAGCCAACCACGCTCATGTTCCACGCCGAGATGGTTCCCCCCAAGACACCGTCAGAACTCCCCGAAGTCATGCCTGAGGGTGCTCCAGAGGCCTACTCGACTTTCCTGGCCTCTCGTCCCTCAGAATACGAGCTTTGTGCAGTAGAGGAGATCCTTTCGTTGTCCCACCTAGCTCCCAAGCTCCCCTTGCACATCGTACATCTATCTGCCATGGAGGCCATCCCACTCCTGCGCAAGGCCCGTGCCGAGGGTGTTCCCATTACAGCCGAAACCTGCTACCATTACCTCTCCCTTGCAGCCGAGGAGATTCGTGATGGCGACACCCGGCACAAATGCTGCCCGCCCATCCGTTCCAAGTCCAACCAAGACGCTCTCTGGGCCGAACTTGACCGCCACGCCGAGGATGGCGTCATCAAGACCATTGTCTCCGACCATTCCCCTTGCACACCAGACCTCAAGCTTCTCCCCTCCCATATCCCGGGCAACTGCAGCCATGGCTCGTCAAAGCATGCCAACACAACACCTGTCGTTAACGAAGGCAGCTTCCTCTCCGCTTGGGGCGGCATCTCCTCCGTCGGCCTGGGCCTGCCCATCCTCTGGACCGAACTCTCCCGCCGCAAGGGCCTGACTTCCTCACCAGACGACACAACAACCAAACAAGCTCTCCAGGATATCGTCCATCTTTGCTGCGCCAACACCGCGGCCCAGGTTGGGCTGCATAAATCCAAGGGCGACCTTGTCCCCGGATACGACGCGGACTTTTGTGTCTTTGACGACACAGCGGAGTGGGAAGTTGAGCCGAGTACCATGCTCTTCCGTAACAAATGCTCGCCGTACCAGGGACGGACGATGCGCGGGATGGTCCGGGAAACGTGGCTGCGCGGTGAGAAGATCTTCAACAGGGATGACGGATTCACTGTCAAGGCGCCTTCCGGGTCACTGCTCCTGGAGAAAAGGGTTTGA
- a CDS encoding tubulin-binding prefolding complex subunit PAC10 (transcript_id=CADANIAT00005834), translating into MADKKPSDPTQTNPRGIPVAPFVDNVSDYVSSRADVEPTMRSFQEMISKYQFMEVNTSRRAAGLREKIPDIKKTLEMVTFLKARKESSSATPLETNFELNDTLYARATVDPAHTEEVYLWLGANVMLAYPIAEAQAMLEDKLAAAEQSLANCDEDLEFLREQITTLEVATARVYNWDVVQRRKERAEGKEETS; encoded by the exons ATGGCAGACAAAAAGCCCTCAGA CCCAACACAAACAAACCCGCGGGGCATTCCTGTGGCTCCCTTCGTCGACAACGTCTCCGACTATGTCTCCTCCCGCGCAGACGTCGAACCGACGATGCGCTCATTTCAAGAAATGATTTCAAAGTACCAATTCATGGAAGTCAACACCTCGCGGCGCGCTGCCGGGCTGCGCGAGAAGATCCCCGATATTAAGAAAACGCTGGAGATGGTCACGTTCTTGAAGGCGCGGAAAGAAAGTTCGTCTGCGACACCGCTCGAGACAAATTTCGAGCTGAACGATACGCTCTATGCGCGTGCGACCGTCGACCCCGCACATACGGAAGAGGTGTATCTTTGGCTAGGAGCTAATGTTATGCTGGCTTATCCGATTGCGGAGGCGCAGGCAATGTTGGAGGACAAGTTGGCGGCTGCGGAGCAGAGTCTAGCAAACTGTGATGAAGATTTAGAGTTTCTGAGGGAGCAGATTACG ACGTTGGAGGTTGCTACAGCGCGCGTGTATAATTGGGATGTGGTGCAGAGGCGGAAAGAGAGGGCTGAGGGTAAGGAGGAGACCTCATAA